A genomic window from Anoplolepis gracilipes chromosome 6, ASM4749672v1, whole genome shotgun sequence includes:
- the LOC140666993 gene encoding dynein regulatory complex protein 8 encodes MAAEPTLLERRLYEASDVFDNARSGEVDVRDLGTIIRALGCVITEAELQEIQVEVEDVENNCVPINRFVDYMSKAINERKFKPAEPEELLKAFQLLDPENRGYIMKDDLEKSIMEIGEPFTKEEVADMMAVACDVETGKINYEHYINLLIVE; translated from the exons a tggcTGCTGAACCAACATTATTAGAAAGAAGACTCTACGAAGCATCTGATGTATTTGACAATGCAAGAAGTGGAGAAGTGGATGTTAGAGATTTAGGAACTATAATCAGAGCATTAg GATGTGTCATCACAGAAGCTGAGTTACAAGAAATACAAGTAGAAGTAGaagatgttgaaaataattgtgtgCCAATAAATAGATTTGTAGACTACATGAGCAAAGCGATTAATGAACGCAA ATTCAAGCCAGCAGAACCAGAAGAGCTATTAAAAGCATTCCAATTGTTAGATCCTGAAAATCGCGGATATATCATGAAAGATgatttagaaaaatcaattatggAAATTGGAGAGCCATTTACAAAAGAGGAAGTAGCTGACATGATGGCTGTAGCTTGTGATGTGGAAacaggaaaaattaattacgagCATTATATCAACTTGTTAATT gtGGAATAA
- the LOC140666992 gene encoding delta(3,5)-Delta(2,4)-dienoyl-CoA isomerase, mitochondrial gives MIINIIKNNLSRSIGNYLQVASKLRYSTEMLPTYKTLAVSTPKPFVYIVKLNRPEKLNAINPTMWREFKECFDGLAYNPDCRVIILSGAGKAFCTGIDLQGMMEIGQSLAQHEDIARKCKVLEPKIKDYQDAFTAIEKCPKPVIAAIHGACIGAGVDMISTTDIRYASSDAYFQIKEIELGLAADVGTLQRFPKVVGADSLVRELVYTARKFPAAEALESGFISRLLDNEESLLNKATEVAENIANKSPVAVQGSKINLVYSRDHSVQEGLDHIAMQNKAMLQSEDFLNAAMAQAVKGDPPIFSKL, from the exons atgatcataaatattattaaaaataatttgtcaagATCAATTGGAAATT atTTACAAGTTGCTTCTAAATTGAGATATTCTACAGAAATGTTACCTACATATAAAACGTTAGCGGTATCTACTCCAAAACCTTTTGTTTACATTGTTAAGTTGAATAGACCAGAAAAACTGAATGCAATAAACCCAACTATGTGGAG AGAGTTTAAAGAATGTTTTGACGGATTAGCATACAATCCTGATTGcagagtaattattttatcaggtGCTGGAAAGGCATTTTGTACAg gaaTTGATCTGCAGGGAATGATGGAAATCGGTCAGAGCTTAGCACAGCATGAGGATATTGCACgtaaatgtaaagttttggagcctaaaattaaagattatcaaGACGCATTTACAGCTATAGAGAAG TGCCCAAAACCTGTAATAGCTGCTATACATGGTGCATGCATCGGCGCAGGTGTAGACATGATATCCACAACTGACATACGTTATGCTTCCTCTGATGCATACTtccaaataaaagaaattgagCTTGGCTTGGCGGCCGATGTAGGCACACTTCAAAGATTTCCAAAGGTTGTGGGAGCTGACAGTTTAGTAAGAGAACTTGTGTACACAGCACGAAAATTTCCGGCGGCTGAAGCATTGGAAAGTGGATTTATAAGTCGTTTGTTGGACAATGAAGAaag CTTATTAAATAAAGCGACAGAAGTTGctgaaaatattgcaaataagaGTCCAGTTGCTGTGCAAGGTTCAAAAATAAACTTGGTATATTCCAGAGATCACTCTGTTCAAGAAGGATTAGATCATATT GCGATGCAGAACAAGGCAATGCTTCAAAGCGAAGATTTCTTAAATGCAGCTATGGCACAGGCAGTGAAAGGTGATCCtccaatattttcaaagttataa